Proteins found in one Candidatus Bathyarchaeota archaeon genomic segment:
- a CDS encoding transcriptional regulator, with protein MLSNDSVTEMLAKRVAGEIVLAQNPGVTMRKWRSLLQVNQVEMAQELRLSPSVISDYETGRRRSPGSAFIKRFVRALLEIDNRKGGRYVQQMSRIALTPGDVFRDIREFVAPVKIGEICTALDCEVLVGKGSFEQEVYGYTVIDSLKAIKTLSGLDFYRIFGTTSERALIFIGVSHGRSPMIAVKISPFKPRIIILHGAKGDIDPLAIVLARSEGIPLAISRLESEDALVQSLLDLYRGTQE; from the coding sequence ATGCTATCCAACGACTCCGTCACAGAAATGCTTGCTAAGCGTGTAGCCGGCGAGATAGTTTTAGCCCAGAATCCGGGAGTTACCATGAGAAAGTGGCGGAGTCTTCTCCAGGTCAATCAGGTTGAGATGGCTCAAGAACTCAGGCTCTCCCCTTCTGTAATAAGTGACTATGAGACAGGGCGCAGGCGATCTCCTGGGAGTGCCTTCATCAAGCGGTTCGTTAGGGCTCTACTGGAGATCGATAATAGAAAGGGAGGACGCTATGTGCAGCAGATGTCTAGGATAGCTTTGACTCCAGGTGACGTGTTCCGCGATATCAGGGAATTCGTGGCACCTGTCAAAATCGGTGAGATCTGTACGGCTCTAGACTGCGAAGTTCTCGTAGGGAAGGGATCCTTCGAGCAGGAGGTCTATGGATACACGGTGATCGACAGCCTTAAGGCGATCAAAACTCTCTCAGGCCTTGACTTCTACAGGATCTTTGGGACTACCAGCGAGCGGGCTCTAATTTTCATTGGTGTGAGCCACGGTAGATCCCCTATGATCGCGGTAAAGATCAGCCCTTTCAAACCCCGTATCATAATACTCCACGGAGCTAAGGGGGATATCGATCCTTTGGCTATAGTTCTTGCCCGTAGCGAGGGTATTCCACTGGCTATTTCTCGATTAGAGAGCGAAGACGCGCTCGTACAATCTCTTTTAGACCTATATCGGGGCACGCAGGAGTAA
- a CDS encoding cation:proton antiporter, whose protein sequence is MIPPEKFLLLVSSTLFLSYVSGLVYTKTKIPDILWLLGFGTVLGPILGIFEKESFVSVSPLMGVIAICIITFNSGIGLDFRILQKTFLKSVALTLTTFFAIVIVIGLAISFIAPGSFSLIEGMLLGSMVAGISTVAVTSLMDGLSRLFPNMESSRALLMLESTLCDPIRMVAAITLIRMIMLPGVSIRDSARDIVFTFVMGSFIGLVISMFWAEVRNRLMGEPFNNMITLAALFPTYFLAENLAGDGAGTMAVFVFGLVLANYKQVAKGLKINKSLRTDKQSLIDFNEEIIFLLKSYYFVYIGLIVIISTKYFLIGLELVMILIAIRYVIASSIGKFMGFTIEEKVISRIVYTLGTSTLVMSQLPLIFDPEMNFITNPGIYPDLCFPIVIGTLIFSSVVSPIIAKRQLEAGGPSAYN, encoded by the coding sequence TTGATCCCCCCGGAAAAATTCCTGCTGCTAGTCTCCTCAACCCTTTTCCTCAGCTATGTGAGTGGCCTAGTCTACACCAAAACGAAGATACCAGACATCCTCTGGCTCTTGGGGTTTGGCACTGTTCTGGGACCAATATTGGGTATCTTCGAAAAGGAGAGTTTCGTTTCGGTATCGCCTCTCATGGGGGTGATTGCCATCTGCATAATCACCTTCAACTCGGGGATAGGGCTGGATTTCCGGATCCTACAGAAGACCTTTCTAAAGTCCGTCGCCCTCACGCTTACTACATTTTTTGCCATAGTCATTGTAATTGGCTTGGCTATCAGCTTCATAGCCCCGGGGAGCTTCAGTTTAATCGAGGGAATGCTCTTAGGGAGCATGGTGGCTGGGATCAGCACAGTCGCCGTGACGAGCCTCATGGATGGCCTCAGTAGGCTCTTCCCCAACATGGAGAGTTCTCGGGCTCTCCTAATGCTAGAGTCTACTCTATGTGACCCCATAAGGATGGTGGCTGCCATCACCCTAATCCGGATGATCATGCTCCCCGGGGTCTCCATTAGGGACAGCGCGAGGGATATCGTGTTCACCTTCGTAATGGGATCGTTTATAGGCCTTGTCATAAGCATGTTCTGGGCTGAGGTGCGAAACAGGCTCATGGGTGAGCCATTTAACAACATGATAACCCTCGCAGCTCTCTTCCCCACATATTTCCTCGCGGAGAACCTAGCAGGTGACGGAGCTGGGACAATGGCAGTCTTCGTCTTCGGGCTAGTCTTAGCTAACTATAAGCAGGTGGCTAAAGGGCTTAAAATCAACAAGAGCCTCAGAACAGACAAGCAAAGTCTTATCGATTTCAACGAGGAAATTATCTTTCTCCTGAAATCCTACTATTTCGTCTATATCGGTCTAATAGTTATCATATCAACAAAATATTTCCTGATTGGTCTAGAGTTAGTAATGATACTAATTGCTATCAGATACGTAATAGCCTCCTCCATCGGAAAGTTCATGGGGTTCACCATCGAGGAGAAGGTAATATCTCGAATTGTCTATACACTGGGGACATCCACCCTTGTAATGTCCCAGCTCCCCTTGATCTTCGACCCGGAAATGAACTTCATAACCAACCCCGGGATATACCCAGACCTATGCTTTCCCATCGTCATTGGAACTCTGATCTTCTCCTCAGTCGTAAGCCCTATCATCGCAAAGAGACAGCTTGAAGCGGGGGGGCCTAGCGCCTATAATTGA
- a CDS encoding DinB family protein: protein MDRDIAVLKGLTEHAFNRLERTCEGITETEANWKPIEEANNVLWILNHLGRITNYSLPRIIKGNPKYIPEGWPEEYEKQGYSLKKALADIQTGKETVLEGLGNLESASLAEIIPLWGGPKRRDFGLFSYILEIAIHRGQIAALRGNIKRRRERDTSFLT from the coding sequence ATGGACAGGGATATAGCAGTTTTAAAGGGATTAACCGAGCACGCTTTTAATAGACTTGAAAGGACATGTGAGGGCATCACGGAAACTGAGGCGAACTGGAAACCAATTGAAGAAGCCAATAATGTTCTATGGATCCTTAACCACCTAGGAAGGATTACTAATTATTCTCTCCCACGGATAATAAAAGGAAATCCAAAATACATTCCTGAAGGATGGCCTGAAGAATACGAGAAACAGGGTTACAGCTTGAAAAAGGCCCTTGCCGATATTCAGACAGGGAAAGAAACCGTCCTCGAAGGCCTAGGTAATCTAGAATCAGCATCTCTAGCTGAGATTATACCCCTTTGGGGTGGCCCCAAGAGGAGAGATTTCGGCCTCTTTTCATACATTTTGGAGATAGCAATCCACAGAGGCCAAATAGCTGCCCTCAGAGGGAACATCAAGCGCCGACGAGAAAGAGACACAAGCTTTCTAACCTAG
- a CDS encoding transglutaminase-like domain-containing protein, giving the protein MRAKAVATILCFQIFLGAIPGTLGAKPSRYLFKSTYTFENRGETPYIIVNDDAEVPLFVNNDRQKAIIIHASHEILEEIHGVKGKPVGYLDLPSEIEAGGSLAFSVKYLIESGGIKRPIIDPMESKALRDIPERLVDSYTSETETFRLNDEIEGLALELMDGSTDVLEIVTDVLNWVITRITYRNFEVPRYPDETLESLQGDCDDQAILMISILRSLGIPAFLQIGVVFSESISSESSSWEGHLTFVQDGIGWHGWAMVYIPPWGWIPIDLTLTNAKDPLDMIKRAPEYSSNIVTAFNVSEHHYIAESRRSREKVVASEIYITIADIATVNANISFWNSYNIIGAFVIGGTILVGVFMFISKKRPYICISAYPHPC; this is encoded by the coding sequence TTGAGAGCCAAGGCAGTCGCAACCATTCTATGCTTCCAAATCTTCTTAGGAGCCATCCCAGGAACGCTAGGAGCCAAGCCGTCAAGGTACTTGTTCAAATCCACATATACCTTCGAGAACCGGGGCGAAACCCCCTATATCATCGTCAATGATGACGCTGAGGTCCCTTTGTTCGTTAATAACGACCGACAGAAGGCTATTATAATCCATGCAAGCCATGAGATTTTAGAAGAAATCCACGGAGTGAAGGGCAAACCGGTGGGATACCTGGATTTACCATCGGAAATTGAGGCCGGCGGATCCCTTGCCTTCTCAGTGAAATATCTTATAGAGTCAGGAGGGATAAAACGTCCCATTATCGACCCTATGGAATCAAAGGCGTTGAGGGATATTCCAGAAAGATTGGTGGATAGTTATACTTCTGAGACAGAGACCTTTAGGTTGAATGATGAGATCGAGGGCCTAGCTTTAGAGCTTATGGACGGGAGCACTGATGTACTTGAGATCGTCACGGATGTCCTTAACTGGGTGATCACTCGGATTACCTATCGAAATTTTGAGGTGCCACGCTATCCTGATGAGACCCTTGAGAGCCTCCAAGGAGACTGCGACGACCAGGCGATCCTTATGATCTCAATACTTCGCAGTCTCGGGATACCCGCCTTCCTACAAATTGGGGTAGTTTTCAGCGAGAGCATCTCAAGCGAGTCATCCTCCTGGGAAGGCCACCTTACCTTCGTACAGGACGGAATAGGATGGCACGGGTGGGCCATGGTCTACATCCCCCCATGGGGCTGGATCCCCATAGACCTAACCCTCACCAACGCCAAGGATCCCCTAGACATGATCAAGAGGGCACCTGAGTACTCGAGCAACATAGTCACAGCATTTAACGTCTCCGAGCACCACTATATCGCGGAAAGCCGCAGATCCCGGGAGAAGGTTGTAGCCAGCGAAATTTACATCACTATCGCCGACATAGCCACTGTGAACGCCAATATCTCCTTTTGGAACAGCTATAACATCATCGGAGCCTTTGTAATAGGGGGCACTATCCTCGTTGGCGTCTTTATGTTTATTTCCAAGAAAAGACCTTACATATGCATCAGTGCATATCCACACCCTTGTTAA
- a CDS encoding Lrp/AsnC ligand binding domain-containing protein, with protein sequence MTVKAYILVNVSTGTEDEVCKALVEFREVEEVATIYGEYDAIIKVTAKDMNRLDEFITSQLRSIPNIFMTSTMIIAKENK encoded by the coding sequence ATGACGGTTAAAGCCTACATATTAGTGAATGTAAGTACCGGAACGGAAGATGAGGTTTGCAAGGCCCTTGTAGAGTTCAGGGAGGTAGAAGAGGTTGCAACCATATACGGAGAATATGACGCGATCATCAAGGTGACAGCAAAGGATATGAACCGACTTGACGAGTTCATCACCTCCCAGTTGAGATCTATTCCTAACATCTTCATGACCTCGACAATGATAATAGCTAAGGAAAATAAATAA
- a CDS encoding DUF371 domain-containing protein yields MNQQKREAEDSFTAWGHANITSKHSTTIMVTTDKYLSRKGDCILAVHAERGLKDISPELKDIIKNEKAEVIFIMETGNQSLVVRGKGHPRLTLASPSDIVIRKSNFICNRTLMIKADKSSSDIPLEFVSLLHNHHSKVNIKIRGIL; encoded by the coding sequence ATAAACCAACAAAAAAGAGAGGCGGAAGACTCGTTCACAGCCTGGGGCCACGCCAATATTACATCCAAGCACAGTACGACGATTATGGTAACAACAGACAAATATCTATCGAGGAAGGGTGATTGTATTCTCGCTGTGCATGCCGAGAGAGGTCTGAAAGACATTTCCCCAGAGCTCAAGGACATTATCAAGAACGAGAAGGCGGAAGTTATTTTCATCATGGAAACCGGTAATCAAAGCCTAGTTGTAAGAGGGAAAGGTCATCCACGGCTGACCCTTGCCAGCCCCTCAGATATAGTGATCAGGAAAAGTAACTTTATCTGCAATAGAACACTAATGATAAAAGCGGACAAGTCATCATCTGATATCCCCCTGGAATTTGTAAGTCTCCTCCATAACCATCATAGTAAGGTTAACATAAAAATCAGAGGAATCTTGTGA
- a CDS encoding bifunctional 5,6,7,8-tetrahydromethanopterin hydro-lyase/3-hexulose-6-phosphate synthase has translation MSDDKSLQRTPGKITQKQFKFLESQVEQGRFGSMSEAVRAAIDRFSVSSSYKGGALLIGEALVGKGDEIAHIDLMIGDKQGPVGYSFAQSLSHLSAGHTPLLAVIRPNLTPKPHTVIVPKVTIKNMEDAAKIFGPAQSAVAKAVADAVEDGIIPMAILDDWVVIVSVFIHPKAKDERRIWQYNYSATKLALSRALQAYPPWEKIQYDKDRVKHPLMGFRPPRLWRPPYLQIALDNPNIEMIKQVIKNVPRNDNVILEAGTPLIKRYGVQVIRELRKIRKDSFIIADLKTMDVGKVEVDMAFEETADAVCCAGAASSATIDEFIYEARRLGIYSFLDLMQVDDPVEKLKGLKKIPDGIIFHRPIDTEHRGAEVRWGYISKIREAFRDSKLLIAVAGGIRPDTAQFALEAGADILIVGRYITQSKDVERSVKEFLPLLQGDIDLFRVHIE, from the coding sequence ATGAGTGATGACAAAAGCCTTCAAAGGACACCAGGAAAGATAACTCAGAAACAATTCAAGTTTCTCGAGAGCCAAGTGGAACAAGGAAGATTCGGGTCCATGAGCGAGGCAGTAAGAGCAGCAATCGATAGGTTCAGCGTTAGCTCATCTTACAAAGGAGGCGCCTTATTAATTGGAGAGGCTCTGGTGGGAAAGGGAGACGAAATAGCACACATCGATCTCATGATCGGGGACAAGCAGGGCCCCGTGGGTTATTCCTTTGCCCAATCCTTGAGTCATCTCTCTGCCGGACACACTCCCCTCCTCGCGGTGATCCGCCCCAATCTCACCCCGAAGCCCCATACAGTCATCGTCCCCAAGGTTACGATCAAAAACATGGAGGATGCTGCAAAGATCTTCGGGCCGGCCCAATCAGCCGTCGCAAAGGCAGTAGCTGATGCCGTTGAGGACGGTATCATTCCAATGGCCATTCTTGATGACTGGGTAGTCATCGTCAGCGTTTTTATCCACCCAAAGGCTAAGGACGAGCGGAGAATATGGCAATATAACTACAGTGCCACCAAGCTTGCCTTGAGCAGGGCTCTCCAGGCCTATCCGCCCTGGGAGAAAATCCAATACGATAAGGACAGGGTTAAGCACCCCCTGATGGGCTTCAGACCCCCAAGGCTCTGGAGGCCCCCATATCTTCAGATTGCCTTAGATAACCCAAATATCGAGATGATCAAACAAGTCATAAAGAATGTCCCAAGGAACGACAACGTGATCCTTGAGGCGGGGACGCCTCTCATAAAGAGATACGGAGTCCAAGTTATCAGAGAGCTCAGGAAGATCAGAAAGGACAGCTTCATCATAGCCGACCTTAAGACCATGGACGTCGGGAAAGTAGAGGTGGACATGGCATTCGAGGAGACCGCAGATGCGGTATGCTGCGCTGGGGCAGCATCATCTGCCACCATAGACGAATTCATCTACGAGGCCCGGAGGCTCGGGATCTACTCATTCCTCGACCTAATGCAAGTGGATGACCCTGTGGAGAAGCTGAAAGGACTCAAGAAAATCCCTGATGGGATCATCTTCCATAGACCCATTGACACTGAGCATAGGGGTGCCGAAGTCAGATGGGGCTATATTTCAAAGATCCGGGAGGCCTTCCGGGACAGCAAGCTTCTCATCGCTGTTGCAGGGGGCATCCGTCCCGATACTGCCCAGTTCGCCCTAGAAGCAGGCGCCGATATCCTCATCGTGGGACGATACATTACCCAGTCCAAGGACGTGGAAAGATCCGTGAAGGAATTCCTTCCGCTGTTACAGGGGGACATAGACCTCTTTAGGGTCCACATTGAATGA